The window gaatgaaaaataaattttacttttctgttgtcatgatcttcatcttctccggctaacTTTCACCGGACTACTCAACAACTCGCTAGAAaatcgccggaaaacttaaaatgccgatatctcactcgtttcttcgaattagaccacaaaactaccaccaaacttctcaaagttAATTTTCGCACGAATCTTAACCAAATTTTTTTGAGAGGATTCATTTTTCATTGTGCATTAATGAATCAACTTTAGCTTGAGTATGGTCAGGTCAAGTTTTTTAGCTCGAGGTTTAGTTTGGTGCATCTCTCGGTCGAAGTGTTTGTCTTGTAGGTGGTTTTGTAACTTTGTGTTGATAACAACACAAACAGGGGTGGTATTGTATTTATCTCCATACTAAATACTACATGTTAAAGATAATTGAAGATGAGATGTGAATTTATGatctattttatgtttgtttcaGTCAATAATTCTTATGTTTTGAACAGTTAGTATATAGTATTTAGCTTATATGAAACAGAGTGtcaaccatttttttttcaaacggCAAAAGAGTGTCAACCATTTAATTGCttcttataaaattatatacaaaatcTAGCAATCAATGAAAATAAACCCTCTCAAAAAAATTTCGTTAAGATTCGtacggaaattaattttgagaagtttggtggtggtttcgtggtctaattcaaagaaacgggtgagatatcggcattttaatttttcatgtgaatttttcggCGAGTTGTCGAGTTTTCCAACGAAAgttagccggagaagatgaagatgatgactaCAGAAAAGTAagtttcatttttcgtccctgaacatGTCACTTTGTGCACTTTCAGTCTCTCACGTGTTTTGCATGTGAGGACATTAACGGCTAAAACTTAACACCGTTTTGCGAAGAATGTCAATTGCAAAAATCtgtcaactttaaggtcaaaattgtaattttttcactttagggATGAAAGATgcaaaacgtgccaacttcaataacgaaaagtgtaatttactctaaaaacttaataaataagacgtgagttaaataaaaaaaacttaatccactaaataattaaaaatatttgttttttttaagttaataaacaaaaaataactgcATATTAATAAATTCTaacgattaaaaaaaaaaaaacaggccCAAGACTTATTACCCCTATATAAACAACCAACCTTCAATTCTTTTCAAGACCGTTCCAGAACACCTTCGAAGTCTCAAAAACAGAACCAAAAAACCATGTCCGGCACCAAAACACTAAAACTATACTGTCCATCCTTATCAAAGGCAGTTCAGCTGGTGGCGCGTGATGATCAGAAACTTGACCTGGGGGCCATAGCAAGAACTTTCGGGCTGGACCCAAATACATTGAAGCTAAACGGTCACTTTATAAGTAGAGGTGTTGATCTTATTGCGAATTCAGTAACATGGAAATCTTTGATCTCTTTCTTTTCATCACGTGGTCTTTCTACTGGAACTAGTGGCTCTGGTGCTCTTGTTGTTGATGGAAAGTTATCGAAACCCGGTTCGAAAAGTAAGctttcattatttaaatttgaGTTTGTAGTTGATAGTTTTTATAAGTTAGAACTTAGAAGctttatattactcgtattattttgtttgcaaatttattttattttaaagcttAGGAAAAAGTTGTACTTTCATATATCAAAAGCCCACCCATTTTATGacaagtgtacaactatttaatgcactttAACGAAACTCTTACGGCTTTGTTTAGCAATAAATGTTTATTGCTCTAAAGTTTATTGTCTAGAAATAAATGTCTCTATTAAGACATTTAGTTTCCAAAACAATCTTATTTTCGtaaaaaacataacataacaTACTATCAAGACGGATAAGAACGTGGTTTTGGTAACAATTGGCTCAACATGGACACAAATTGAAGTGTTAATTACACAGTCTAGAAAAGTACGATGGCccgaaaagaacaaaaaaaaaagtcaatgaTCCGAAAGggacaaaaaaaacatacaacatTAACAACAATACCTAGTGTCACTAGGAGTGACAATTTCTAACATGACCTACAACACAATATGaatacagcacgacatggataTAATGGGGTTGGGCTAAACGGGTTGTGTCATAAATGGGTCAACACAACTAACACATTTTATATATGGGCTGGGTTTAGGTTGACTTTCGAAACCCATTTACATTTTACAACCCACCAATCCGTTTAAACGTTTCGAAAACGGTAACAATCTAAGGTTTTCTTATATTTCTCCTCCAACCTTTAATGTGTAGCTTcaagatttttttgtttgtttgtagtCATGATATTTACCATGCGCATTCAAAATACTGAGACTTTCTAGTTAAATTTTATATCATGTAACTTACTTGATATGGGTTGTAACCTTTTTACGGGTGGTTAGGGTTTGACGGATTGTTAAATGGGTTGAGTTTGGGTTGAGATATATaaacacccccccccccaaaaTTTGTCTACGTGcaacccgtcaacccaaacTCGACATGACGACATAATTATCGCCCCTACTGGTGTGTAGGATATGAGGGGTGTGTGATGTAGACAATTGTATCCCTATTCAGAGTTTAGAGACTGCTTTTAGAAAGACATCCAACTATGAATATGCATAATATGAATAGTTTTATACCTTCATAGATCAAGTTTAACGTTCTTGTTTTGCTAACGTAGGAGTATATGATAAACTAAAGTAGGCAGGCAAAATCAGTGAGAGCTTAAGAAAGGTGTTACTGAGGTGCTTATATTATGTTCAAAACTAAAAGTAAGGGAGGTGATATACTTATAGATACACCAAGTTGTTAGTATATACACCAAAGAATCACTATGTTATTGGGTTATGCCATGGAAAAAAGTAATTATTAGGTCCTTGGGTTTGAGATACTAGACTCTCATCTAGCTTTCAAGTAATGATTGAGGTGCTGTATGATGTTTCTTATCCAATTCGAGAAATTAAGATTTACATGTCCACTAGACTTAACGAATTGATGAGTACAGTAATAAGGGTCACGATGcagttttcttaatttattttgtgattttCCAGGAGCACACAATTCAGTAAATAGGATTCCAGAAGACAGACCTCAGCTTGAGGAGTCAAATTTGAGCAAGAAAACGAAATTTAAAGATTGTGGTAGCATACTTGATTCATACATCTCTTTCTCATTTTCTGTTGATATCTTAGATTAGTTTAACCGAGGCTATATGGTTATAATTGTAGATGCTGATAGGGGAAGTGGTGTGCGCTTCAAAAGTATTCCCTTTAGATTGAAGAGAAAGCAGGAAGATGAGATCTCTTCTATGAAAAGGTTGAAACTTGACGAACCAGGTATAGTCCTGATCCTGAAGCATTCCtagataatatttatttaaccCCTTTTACTTATGAAGTGGTTGATTTATGTCCAAAACCTTGGTAATAATGGAAACGGTGTAATTAACTTGTCAAACATGACCCAAGATGTATTTCTAATGTATGCGCCTCcttaaactactttatttagtATTAGAAATAATATAGTAATGGCATTCTGTAATCACACTTACCAAACTTATTACTtatataacttaaatataaaactaaGCTTGTAGTGGTTCTGATCGACCTGAATCTCATTTCCCCCTGTACCATAAGTTACTCGATTTGACCTGTTATTCAACCCTTCTGACCCGTATATCTGACCACCTCCAAGTGTTCAAAATTAGGTATCTTGCTGTTTGTTGGTTTGTTTCCTAAGGCCTTTGTTGATACTGATGTTCAGATATACAAGTAAGAGAACATGCCGGTTCTGAAACCCTCTCCAAAATACGATTCAGATGCAATTTTCTCGGTGTAAATATGAAGCGAATGAGAGAGGACGAGATTGATCTACCTGCTTCTTGCA is drawn from Erigeron canadensis isolate Cc75 chromosome 9, C_canadensis_v1, whole genome shotgun sequence and contains these coding sequences:
- the LOC122583892 gene encoding uncharacterized protein LOC122583892 — translated: MSGTKTLKLYCPSLSKAVQLVARDDQKLDLGAIARTFGLDPNTLKLNGHFISRGVDLIANSVTWKSLISFFSSRGLSTGTSGSGALVVDGKLSKPGSKRAHNSVNRIPEDRPQLEESNLSKKTKFKDCDADRGSGVRFKSIPFRLKRKQEDEISSMKRLKLDEPDIQVREHAGSETLSKIRFRCNFLGVNMKRMREDEIDLPASCKKCR